One genomic window of Halorhabdus sp. CBA1104 includes the following:
- a CDS encoding type IV pilin, with translation MQLKELFDDDNAVSPVIGVILMVAITVILAAVIATFVLGLGEQISSTAPQASFSFDYNETSDNLTATHTGGETLDEETISVTGDNANFTINAGTDGEITAGDSIGIGGVNQTNGDEVQVIWKEPSGDKSATLATWP, from the coding sequence ATGCAACTGAAAGAACTCTTCGACGACGACAATGCAGTAAGTCCGGTCATCGGGGTCATCCTGATGGTCGCGATTACGGTAATTCTCGCAGCCGTCATTGCGACATTCGTTCTCGGTCTCGGTGAACAAATCAGCAGCACGGCCCCACAGGCGAGTTTCTCGTTTGATTACAACGAGACAAGCGACAACCTGACCGCAACGCATACCGGAGGAGAGACACTTGACGAGGAAACGATCTCCGTTACTGGTGACAATGCCAACTTCACTATCAATGCCGGCACAGACGGAGAGATAACGGCTGGAGACTCGATAGGGATTGGTGGAGTTAATCAAACCAACGGTGATGAAGTCCAGGTTATCTGGAAAGAACCGAGCGGTGACAAGAGTGCAACGCTGGCCACTTGGCCCTAG
- a CDS encoding halocyanin domain-containing protein: MTDDAPERSRRAFLRSAGTVAGGTAAAGAAGTAAAQEEDGGGGGGKPDYGGWLSDVGNFSTTEDFRGQDEVTVEVGVEGNGDYWAFGPPAMYVDTGTTVVWEWTGQGGGHNVVGENDDYSSGPSTGEAGTTFERTFDEAGIHKYYCDPHLSVGMKGAVVVGEDYPTVSTGGNTGPVVPESAKLLGVSSGFVMTAVLGCTYFFMKYGGDYGDES; encoded by the coding sequence ATGACCGACGACGCTCCCGAGCGATCTCGCCGGGCGTTCCTGCGATCGGCGGGCACGGTCGCCGGCGGCACGGCGGCCGCTGGCGCGGCCGGCACTGCCGCCGCCCAAGAAGAAGACGGTGGCGGCGGTGGCGGCAAACCGGATTACGGCGGTTGGCTGTCCGACGTGGGCAACTTCTCGACGACCGAAGACTTCCGTGGGCAAGACGAGGTGACGGTGGAAGTCGGCGTCGAGGGCAACGGCGATTACTGGGCGTTTGGCCCACCGGCCATGTATGTCGACACGGGAACGACCGTCGTCTGGGAGTGGACAGGCCAGGGCGGCGGCCACAACGTCGTCGGCGAAAACGACGATTACTCCTCTGGCCCCTCGACGGGCGAGGCCGGCACCACGTTCGAACGGACCTTCGACGAGGCCGGGATTCACAAGTACTACTGCGATCCCCACCTCTCGGTCGGGATGAAGGGTGCCGTCGTCGTCGGTGAAGACTATCCGACCGTCTCGACCGGTGGCAACACGGGACCAGTCGTCCCTGAAAGTGCCAAACTGCTCGGCGTCTCTAGTGGCTTCGTCATGACGGCAGTGCTTGGATGTACGTACTTCTTCATGAAGTACGGCGGCGATTACGGCGACGAATCCTGA
- a CDS encoding polyprenyl synthetase family protein — MRDLLAEWRPVVDDAIAALLPRAVDDDYLQEFFGEPTYEYDPEAIQRALADPVWDLLDRGGKRWRAILFLILVEGFGEEPEEYLPYACIPEVLHNGTIIVDDVEDGASMRRGETALHRGHGVDVALNAGNAMYFLPLKIIRRNPADLDAQTRLAAYEMLMDELNRTHLGQGMDIHWHNESMVRIDEQQYYEMCACKTGCLARIVARLAAIVTNQPEAVERAVATYAERMSIAFQIGDDILDVENTLDQAGDFGKEFGNDIREGKKTLMVIHAAENAPAEDVARLEAILQAEDNTDEEIMDAIEILQSTGSVEYARQRALTLAAEAREQLDRVDLEPDPAAHLKEFTTFVVEREQ, encoded by the coding sequence ATGCGGGACCTACTTGCAGAGTGGCGACCGGTCGTCGACGATGCGATAGCAGCGTTGCTCCCGCGTGCCGTCGACGACGACTATCTCCAAGAGTTCTTCGGAGAACCGACCTACGAGTACGATCCAGAAGCGATTCAGCGAGCGCTGGCCGACCCGGTGTGGGACTTGCTCGACCGGGGCGGCAAGCGCTGGCGGGCGATTCTCTTTCTCATTCTCGTCGAGGGGTTCGGCGAGGAACCCGAAGAATACCTTCCCTACGCCTGTATCCCGGAAGTGCTACACAACGGGACGATTATCGTCGACGACGTCGAGGACGGGGCGTCGATGCGCCGTGGCGAGACGGCCTTACATCGAGGCCACGGCGTCGACGTGGCGCTGAACGCTGGCAACGCGATGTACTTCCTGCCGTTGAAAATCATCAGGCGGAATCCAGCCGACCTCGACGCCCAGACCCGACTGGCCGCCTACGAGATGCTCATGGACGAACTCAACCGCACGCATCTCGGCCAGGGCATGGACATCCACTGGCACAACGAGTCGATGGTCCGGATCGACGAACAGCAGTACTACGAGATGTGTGCCTGTAAGACGGGTTGTCTCGCCCGGATTGTCGCCCGTCTAGCAGCGATCGTCACCAATCAACCCGAAGCCGTCGAACGCGCAGTTGCGACTTACGCCGAGCGGATGTCGATCGCTTTCCAGATCGGTGACGACATTCTCGACGTCGAAAACACCCTCGATCAGGCCGGCGATTTCGGCAAGGAGTTCGGCAACGACATTCGGGAAGGCAAGAAGACGTTGATGGTGATTCACGCCGCTGAAAACGCGCCGGCCGAGGATGTCGCCCGCCTCGAAGCGATCCTCCAGGCCGAGGACAACACCGACGAGGAGATCATGGACGCGATCGAGATCCTCCAGTCGACGGGGAGTGTCGAATACGCTCGTCAACGAGCGCTCACGCTGGCTGCAGAGGCTCGCGAACAGTTAGACCGTGTTGATCTCGAACCGGATCCCGCAGCGCACCTCAAAGAATTCACGACGTTCGTCGTCGAACGCGAGCAGTGA
- a CDS encoding NAD(+)/NADH kinase: MSPEPRNGPVAVVGDDGGAVVELVESMGLRTVSGEPTDHEEATVAIAIGEPALFEVAREWPTTPILPVDVSAGHQAVPPGALQSALGHLADGTYTIQNQPLLSVTLDGDPVGTAVSDVMLVTAEPAHISEYTVERPAESISTFRADGVVVATPAGSAGYARQVGGPILSPDVAALSVVPIGAFKTERDHWVVSVPEETWALNLSVEREEAPVSLLVDGHDTRRVAADEQLTLAHGGVISLMSVPESESVYRPLGDRPHTTRTVDDRGSTDFASSPETQSSEESARLPDASFPRE, encoded by the coding sequence ATGAGTCCGGAGCCCAGAAACGGGCCTGTTGCGGTTGTCGGTGACGATGGTGGCGCCGTGGTAGAACTCGTCGAATCGATGGGGCTGCGAACGGTGTCGGGCGAGCCAACGGATCACGAGGAGGCCACTGTCGCTATCGCAATCGGCGAGCCGGCGCTTTTCGAGGTCGCTCGTGAGTGGCCAACGACACCGATCCTGCCGGTCGACGTTTCGGCAGGCCACCAAGCTGTCCCTCCAGGGGCGCTCCAGTCTGCCCTCGGGCACTTAGCCGACGGGACCTACACGATCCAAAACCAACCGCTACTGTCGGTCACTCTCGACGGTGATCCCGTTGGGACTGCTGTATCGGACGTGATGCTGGTGACTGCCGAGCCGGCACATATTTCGGAATACACTGTCGAGCGGCCGGCCGAATCGATTTCGACGTTCCGCGCAGACGGCGTCGTCGTTGCGACGCCAGCCGGCAGTGCTGGGTATGCCCGACAGGTCGGTGGGCCGATCCTTAGCCCGGATGTCGCGGCGCTCTCTGTCGTCCCGATCGGTGCGTTCAAAACCGAACGTGATCACTGGGTCGTCTCTGTTCCCGAGGAGACGTGGGCACTCAATCTATCGGTCGAACGGGAGGAAGCTCCCGTGTCGCTGCTAGTTGACGGCCACGATACTCGTCGAGTCGCGGCCGACGAGCAGTTGACACTCGCGCACGGTGGGGTGATCTCGCTGATGTCGGTCCCCGAAAGTGAGTCGGTCTATCGACCGCTCGGGGATCGCCCTCACACGACACGCACCGTGGACGACCGTGGCAGTACCGATTTCGCATCGTCTCCCGAAACCCAGAGCAGCGAGGAGTCCGCGAGACTTCCGGATGCGTCGTTTCCCCGCGAGTGA
- a CDS encoding cytochrome bc complex cytochrome b subunit produces the protein MTGNTDTSEVRTDGGETGIVPPDDETPSWSERKARKQGLARTTYEYFERARREDQDLRQESDYVERDVLGFPTWPHEMIRNLALTSFFVGMIIFLAATLPPHIGAPANSGVTPPIILPDWYLYWSFGLLKLGPLNPDLALLGGQKLMADRTFGVLANLVVVGAIAIVPFLNKGSARRPVEQPFWASVGVFGVILSVTLAALSVKNLLPIDSHLTFDLTFLLPFVGAFITYAVLKSMREGYMFELNRRYYRLRPPK, from the coding sequence ATGACAGGAAACACAGATACCTCCGAGGTACGCACCGACGGGGGCGAGACAGGTATCGTCCCACCGGACGACGAGACGCCGTCCTGGAGTGAGCGCAAGGCACGCAAGCAGGGTCTGGCACGGACGACCTACGAGTACTTCGAGCGAGCGCGCCGGGAAGACCAGGACCTGCGCCAGGAATCAGACTACGTTGAACGAGACGTGCTGGGCTTTCCGACCTGGCCCCACGAGATGATCCGCAACCTGGCGCTGACGAGTTTCTTCGTCGGGATGATCATCTTTCTGGCGGCGACGCTCCCGCCACACATCGGCGCGCCGGCCAACTCCGGGGTGACGCCGCCGATCATCCTGCCGGACTGGTATCTCTACTGGTCGTTTGGCCTGCTGAAACTCGGCCCGCTCAACCCCGATCTCGCGTTGCTCGGCGGCCAGAAGCTGATGGCAGACCGGACGTTCGGGGTGCTGGCAAATCTCGTCGTCGTCGGGGCGATCGCGATCGTCCCGTTCCTCAACAAGGGCAGTGCGCGCCGGCCGGTCGAACAGCCCTTCTGGGCGTCGGTCGGCGTCTTTGGCGTCATCCTCTCGGTGACACTGGCGGCGCTTTCGGTCAAGAACCTCCTGCCGATCGACTCCCACCTCACGTTCGATCTAACGTTCCTCCTGCCGTTCGTCGGCGCGTTCATCACCTACGCCGTGTTGAAGTCGATGCGCGAGGGATACATGTTCGAACTCAATCGCCGGTACTACCGGCTCCGACCACCGAAGTGA
- a CDS encoding cytochrome bc complex cytochrome b subunit: MSLERKDDHDHEAWIEDREFTRLETVYLTVLVWLDKRLRIVDYLEILENLYYKVNMQMPKSHTEQYGLDNKFWYWYPLYALGSFSTIAYIVAAISGALLGFYYAPAASGASGNPTIAYESITMIMTDLNFGFMLRSIHRWSAQVMVAAVFLHMLRVYFTGAYKEPRELNWLIGIVLISLTLLFGYTGYLLPWDQLAFWAGQIGVEMALSIPLIGEWAAQLIFGGFTPNPATLQRMYILHVFFLPFLVTALIAIHIAIVWMQGIAEPH; encoded by the coding sequence ATGAGCCTCGAACGCAAAGACGACCACGACCACGAAGCCTGGATCGAGGACCGGGAGTTTACGCGCTTAGAGACGGTGTATCTGACCGTCCTGGTGTGGCTCGATAAGCGCCTCCGGATCGTCGATTATCTCGAGATTCTGGAGAATCTCTACTACAAGGTCAACATGCAGATGCCAAAGAGCCACACCGAACAGTACGGGCTGGACAACAAGTTCTGGTACTGGTACCCGCTGTACGCGCTGGGCTCGTTCTCGACGATCGCCTACATCGTCGCGGCCATTTCGGGCGCATTACTGGGCTTCTACTATGCGCCTGCAGCCTCGGGCGCTTCGGGCAACCCCACGATCGCCTACGAGTCGATCACGATGATCATGACGGACCTGAACTTCGGGTTCATGCTCCGGAGTATCCACCGCTGGTCGGCCCAGGTGATGGTCGCTGCGGTGTTCTTGCACATGCTTCGCGTGTACTTCACCGGGGCCTACAAGGAGCCACGGGAACTCAACTGGCTCATCGGAATCGTCCTGATCAGTCTCACGCTCCTGTTTGGATACACGGGCTACCTCCTGCCGTGGGATCAGCTGGCCTTCTGGGCCGGCCAGATCGGCGTCGAGATGGCTCTCTCGATCCCGCTGATCGGCGAGTGGGCCGCCCAGTTGATCTTCGGCGGCTTCACGCCAAACCCCGCGACCCTCCAGCGGATGTACATCTTACACGTCTTCTTCCTGCCGTTCCTCGTGACGGCGTTGATCGCTATCCACATCGCGATCGTCTGGATGCAAGGCATCGCCGAACCACACTGA
- a CDS encoding ubiquinol-cytochrome c reductase iron-sulfur subunit produces MPNEDKYPTESGRRRFVKGVVGSAALGSVATGGATAVGLVTSQTGVGGGITEYFGIANTDGPAPRAMPIVPVEIQDDGTIAGIWPDTRTETVQGQDVTIAEMDVGGTSYSSSWFQYCGVQTYAGIDPGADADNAFRAVPGTYDWQGDMEAGDALTLSEFDDYETWSNDIGEGGFGKPAKASWRSQKADVQTIPVQVLRSPEVSKMVNGEGDYSDLSGDVRQFLEAATEDDVMAWLNKCTHFCCVPGFKAYPGSERFNAENEVYCQCHQSVYDPFQPVKKQFTALPRPGD; encoded by the coding sequence ATGCCAAACGAAGACAAATATCCGACCGAATCAGGTCGACGACGGTTCGTGAAAGGCGTCGTCGGGTCCGCCGCCCTCGGGAGCGTTGCGACAGGCGGTGCGACCGCCGTCGGACTGGTAACCTCACAGACCGGCGTCGGGGGCGGGATCACGGAATACTTCGGTATCGCGAACACCGACGGACCAGCCCCCCGAGCGATGCCGATCGTCCCGGTCGAAATTCAGGACGATGGGACGATCGCTGGTATCTGGCCGGACACGCGGACCGAGACCGTCCAAGGACAGGACGTGACGATCGCCGAGATGGATGTGGGTGGGACGAGCTACAGTTCGTCGTGGTTCCAGTACTGCGGCGTCCAGACGTACGCGGGCATCGATCCGGGGGCCGATGCGGACAACGCCTTCCGGGCCGTGCCGGGGACGTACGACTGGCAAGGTGATATGGAGGCCGGCGACGCACTGACGCTCTCGGAGTTCGACGATTACGAGACCTGGAGTAACGACATCGGTGAAGGCGGCTTTGGCAAACCAGCCAAGGCCAGTTGGCGCTCACAGAAAGCGGACGTCCAGACCATTCCTGTCCAGGTACTCCGGAGTCCGGAAGTGTCGAAGATGGTCAACGGAGAAGGCGATTACAGTGATCTCTCGGGTGACGTCCGACAATTCCTCGAGGCGGCCACAGAAGACGACGTGATGGCCTGGCTCAACAAGTGTACGCACTTCTGTTGTGTCCCTGGATTCAAGGCCTATCCCGGGAGTGAACGGTTCAACGCCGAAAACGAAGTCTACTGTCAGTGCCACCAGTCGGTGTACGACCCGTTCCAGCCCGTCAAAAAGCAATTCACGGCGCTCCCGCGCCCGGGTGACTGA
- a CDS encoding halocyanin domain-containing protein: MHRREFLRSAGTVAGGTAAAGAAGSAAAAEDGDGGGGGGGQPDYGGWLSDVGNFSATEDYRGQDEVTVEVGVEGNGDYWAFGPPAMYVDTGTTVIWEWTGQGGGHNVVGENDDYSSGPSTGEAGTTFERTFDEAGIHKYYCDPHLSVGMKGAVVVGDDYPSVSAGASTPVNPEHMGVPIQAHYVGIATVLGISASLAFTFYLLKYGETPHSKGGSD, encoded by the coding sequence ATGCACAGGCGGGAATTTCTGCGATCGGCGGGCACGGTCGCCGGCGGCACGGCGGCCGCCGGCGCAGCAGGTTCCGCCGCCGCTGCCGAGGACGGTGACGGTGGTGGCGGCGGTGGCGGCCAACCGGATTACGGCGGTTGGCTGTCCGACGTGGGCAACTTCTCGGCGACCGAAGACTACCGTGGGCAAGACGAGGTGACGGTGGAAGTCGGCGTCGAGGGCAACGGCGATTACTGGGCGTTTGGCCCACCGGCCATGTATGTCGACACGGGAACGACCGTCATCTGGGAGTGGACAGGCCAGGGCGGCGGCCACAACGTCGTCGGCGAAAACGACGATTACTCCTCTGGCCCCTCGACGGGCGAGGCCGGCACCACGTTCGAACGGACCTTCGACGAGGCCGGGATTCACAAGTACTACTGCGATCCCCACCTCTCGGTCGGGATGAAAGGTGCCGTCGTCGTCGGTGATGACTACCCAAGTGTGTCAGCCGGGGCTTCGACGCCAGTCAATCCCGAGCACATGGGAGTCCCCATTCAGGCACACTACGTCGGCATCGCGACGGTACTGGGGATTTCGGCGTCGCTGGCGTTTACGTTCTACCTGCTCAAGTACGGCGAAACGCCCCATTCGAAAGGAGGGTCAGACTGA
- the nth gene encoding endonuclease III, with protein sequence MGTPLADREEQAAVVIERLHEEYPDATISLTFSNRLELLVAVVLSAQCTDERVNDVTEDLFEKYETPADYAEAEEAQLADDIYGITFHNNKAGYLKGIGQRLLEEHDGEVPDTMDALTALPGVGRKTANVVLQHGHDVVEGVVVDTHVQRLSRRLGLTDNERPEAIEPDLQELVPRGDWQEITHLFISHGREVCTARSPDCDACLLEDHCPSSQLDRDVDMASGEPWDA encoded by the coding sequence ATGGGAACGCCACTGGCAGACCGCGAGGAGCAGGCGGCGGTGGTCATCGAACGGTTGCACGAGGAATACCCCGACGCGACGATCTCGCTGACCTTCTCGAACCGTCTCGAGTTGCTCGTCGCCGTTGTCCTCTCGGCTCAGTGTACCGACGAGCGCGTCAACGACGTCACCGAGGACCTCTTCGAGAAATACGAGACGCCAGCGGACTACGCCGAGGCCGAGGAGGCCCAACTGGCCGACGACATCTACGGTATCACGTTTCACAACAACAAGGCGGGATACCTGAAAGGAATCGGCCAACGCCTCCTCGAAGAGCACGACGGCGAGGTCCCGGACACGATGGACGCGCTGACGGCTCTGCCTGGTGTGGGGCGGAAAACAGCCAACGTCGTCCTCCAGCACGGCCACGATGTCGTCGAGGGCGTCGTCGTGGATACGCACGTTCAGCGCCTCTCCCGGCGACTTGGATTGACCGACAACGAACGCCCGGAAGCCATCGAACCAGACCTGCAGGAACTCGTCCCGCGAGGGGACTGGCAAGAGATTACACACCTGTTTATCAGCCACGGCCGCGAGGTGTGTACGGCACGGTCGCCCGATTGTGACGCGTGTCTGCTCGAAGATCACTGTCCCTCATCACAACTGGATCGCGACGTCGATATGGCCAGTGGCGAGCCGTGGGATGCCTGA
- a CDS encoding DUF1648 domain-containing protein produces MASLNGWRRLSWTIVALTAVGGVAAWPRLPEEMAIHFTAGGSPDNFVPRAVGILLMPAVMVLTMGILRAGMRLDPPENHRVPQVVAVSTLAFMGVLHGLVLAWNLGYPVPFEYVLIGTLGWAIAMLGYALKADPPW; encoded by the coding sequence ATGGCAAGCTTGAACGGTTGGAGGCGCCTCTCGTGGACGATCGTGGCGCTAACTGCGGTGGGTGGTGTTGCCGCCTGGCCGCGACTCCCCGAGGAGATGGCGATCCACTTCACCGCGGGCGGATCGCCCGACAATTTCGTCCCACGGGCCGTCGGCATCTTGCTCATGCCAGCCGTGATGGTCCTCACTATGGGGATCCTTCGGGCAGGGATGCGTCTGGACCCGCCCGAGAATCACCGGGTCCCCCAGGTCGTCGCAGTTTCGACGCTAGCGTTCATGGGCGTGTTGCATGGTCTCGTGCTCGCGTGGAATCTCGGGTATCCCGTCCCCTTCGAGTACGTCCTCATCGGCACGCTCGGGTGGGCAATAGCCATGCTCGGCTATGCACTCAAGGCCGACCCTCCGTGGTGA
- a CDS encoding GNAT family N-acetyltransferase, producing the protein MPGPTFLRGDRVTLRPIEAEDAEFLAETINHPDVWPMLAAYAPKNTDEEQAWIETIGDSADVHLLICADGDPVGTVGLNQLNDAWGIAELGYYVHPDAQGNGYATDATARIVRYSFEDRRLEKVYANVLAGNEASRRVLESVGFQQEGTFREHAHMRGERVDVFRYGLLASEFETGE; encoded by the coding sequence ATGCCAGGCCCGACGTTCCTTCGCGGTGACCGCGTGACGCTGCGACCGATCGAAGCCGAAGACGCCGAGTTCCTCGCCGAGACGATCAACCACCCAGACGTCTGGCCGATGCTGGCGGCCTACGCCCCGAAGAACACGGACGAGGAACAGGCGTGGATCGAAACCATCGGGGACAGTGCGGACGTCCATCTGTTGATCTGTGCTGATGGCGATCCAGTCGGAACGGTCGGGCTCAATCAACTCAACGACGCCTGGGGGATCGCGGAACTGGGCTACTACGTCCACCCCGACGCCCAAGGCAACGGCTACGCGACTGATGCCACTGCACGGATCGTCCGGTACAGTTTCGAGGACCGCCGCTTAGAGAAAGTGTACGCCAACGTCCTGGCCGGCAACGAGGCCTCTCGGCGGGTGCTCGAATCCGTCGGCTTCCAACAGGAAGGGACCTTTCGGGAGCACGCACACATGCGCGGTGAACGCGTCGACGTGTTCCGCTACGGCCTGCTTGCAAGCGAGTTCGAGACGGGCGAGTGA
- a CDS encoding RIO1 family regulatory kinase/ATPase, with protein sequence MALRQLLRGQIAWPRLEAAAKAVLERYDEPAGRVEFLDANNWLSTPMVINDRYFVKVISEQHSLVHALLTTGRNIGAFTSGTAGFFEHFGTPLQMAEHERDATKEMQAVGLSVPEPLEAFEVEGLGVLVLEYLPEFRTLGELDEPAVRAIAPTLYAALDRMHGAELAHGDLRAENVLVADSELYFIDATSVRDGIGEARAYDLACALGVLAPLIGPRDAVSLASEHFETETLLQAREFLDFVTIRPDHDFDAGAVKAEIENRATR encoded by the coding sequence ATGGCGCTTCGCCAGTTGTTACGAGGACAGATCGCCTGGCCCCGGCTGGAAGCAGCCGCGAAAGCTGTCTTGGAGCGCTACGACGAGCCGGCGGGCCGCGTGGAGTTTCTGGACGCGAACAACTGGCTGTCGACACCGATGGTCATCAACGATCGGTACTTCGTGAAGGTCATCTCCGAGCAACACTCGCTGGTCCACGCGTTGCTCACGACAGGCCGGAACATCGGGGCTTTCACCAGCGGGACAGCAGGCTTCTTCGAGCACTTCGGAACACCACTGCAGATGGCCGAACACGAGCGAGACGCCACAAAAGAGATGCAGGCCGTCGGCCTCAGTGTCCCAGAACCGCTGGAGGCCTTCGAAGTCGAGGGGCTGGGGGTTCTCGTCCTCGAATACCTCCCCGAATTTCGAACGCTGGGCGAACTCGACGAGCCGGCGGTGAGAGCGATCGCCCCGACCCTCTATGCCGCGCTCGATCGCATGCACGGGGCTGAACTCGCCCACGGCGATCTCCGCGCTGAGAACGTTCTGGTTGCCGATAGCGAACTGTACTTCATCGACGCGACCAGCGTCAGGGACGGTATCGGCGAAGCCAGAGCCTACGATCTCGCCTGTGCGCTCGGTGTTCTTGCGCCGTTGATCGGGCCTCGCGACGCCGTTTCTCTGGCCTCAGAGCACTTCGAGACCGAAACACTGCTTCAGGCCAGGGAGTTTCTGGATTTCGTCACGATCCGGCCGGACCACGACTTCGACGCCGGGGCGGTCAAAGCCGAGATCGAGAACCGCGCAACCCGGTGA
- a CDS encoding DMT family transporter — protein MAESNAELSGQISPLTGLSVAIVAVSTSAILVRWSEAPSIVAAFYRVVLTTSLLAPLAFARHRNPFASFQRSHLLGATLAGLALSVHFAAWFESLAWTSVAASVTIVQSQPLLVAVGAALLLDERVTGGTVVGILVAIVGIAIMSVPDLLGGTTVEADPTYGNGLALLGAVAAAAYVLAGRSIRQRVALLPYVLVVYAVCSIGLLAVVAVQGAALSGYPPREWLLFLGMAVGPGVFGHTVLNWALAHVESSVVSVSLLAEPIGASVLALVLLAEVPDTVTIVGGVVVLTGISLTARARPNGDDL, from the coding sequence GTGGCCGAGTCGAATGCGGAACTATCTGGCCAGATATCGCCGCTCACAGGGCTGTCCGTGGCAATCGTCGCCGTGAGTACCAGTGCGATCCTCGTCCGCTGGAGTGAAGCCCCCTCGATCGTCGCGGCGTTCTATCGCGTGGTGTTGACGACATCGTTGCTCGCGCCACTCGCGTTCGCTCGCCATCGCAATCCGTTCGCTTCCTTCCAGCGGAGCCACTTGCTCGGGGCGACACTTGCCGGGCTGGCGCTGTCGGTCCACTTTGCCGCCTGGTTCGAGAGTCTTGCCTGGACGAGCGTGGCCGCGTCCGTGACGATCGTCCAGTCACAGCCGCTGTTGGTCGCTGTGGGCGCGGCGCTACTGTTAGACGAACGGGTCACCGGCGGCACCGTCGTCGGTATCCTCGTCGCGATCGTCGGCATCGCCATCATGTCGGTACCTGACCTTCTCGGTGGGACTACTGTCGAGGCGGACCCAACGTACGGAAACGGGCTGGCGCTGTTGGGGGCAGTCGCGGCCGCGGCGTACGTCCTCGCGGGCCGGTCGATCCGCCAGCGCGTGGCCCTACTGCCGTACGTCCTCGTCGTCTACGCCGTCTGTTCGATCGGGTTACTCGCCGTGGTGGCGGTCCAGGGTGCAGCCCTGTCCGGGTATCCACCACGGGAGTGGCTCCTGTTTCTCGGGATGGCTGTCGGCCCAGGCGTGTTCGGACATACAGTCCTCAACTGGGCGCTTGCCCACGTCGAATCGAGCGTCGTCAGCGTCTCCTTGCTGGCCGAACCGATCGGTGCATCCGTCCTCGCGCTGGTCTTGCTGGCCGAAGTGCCCGACACCGTGACCATCGTTGGCGGTGTCGTCGTTCTGACTGGGATCTCTCTCACGGCGCGAGCACGACCGAACGGAGACGACCTGTGA
- a CDS encoding SRPBCC family protein, giving the protein MATYKRSVQVDAAFDAVWDFHSAIDGLEALTPEWFNLRVETVRGPDGETDPDVMDAGATAEASVRPFGVGPRQQMTTTIIERERDGDTGYFVDEMSGGPFAHWRHTHKFEAVTGGTRITDHVEYRLAGGSLGRLAGPLAVVGFAPMFRYRHRRTKAALE; this is encoded by the coding sequence ATGGCCACCTACAAGCGGTCGGTGCAAGTCGACGCCGCCTTCGACGCCGTCTGGGATTTTCACTCCGCGATCGACGGGCTAGAAGCACTGACACCGGAGTGGTTCAACTTGCGTGTTGAGACAGTTCGCGGTCCGGACGGTGAGACCGATCCCGACGTGATGGATGCAGGCGCGACAGCGGAGGCCTCAGTCCGGCCGTTTGGCGTCGGGCCGCGCCAGCAAATGACGACGACGATCATCGAGCGCGAGCGCGACGGAGACACTGGGTACTTCGTCGACGAAATGTCGGGTGGTCCGTTCGCCCACTGGCGACATACGCACAAGTTCGAGGCTGTCACGGGCGGAACGCGCATAACGGATCACGTCGAATATCGACTCGCCGGTGGCTCGCTCGGGCGCCTCGCCGGCCCGCTTGCCGTCGTCGGCTTCGCGCCGATGTTTCGGTATCGCCACCGACGGACGAAAGCTGCGCTCGAATAG